Sequence from the Cucumis sativus cultivar 9930 chromosome 1, Cucumber_9930_V3, whole genome shotgun sequence genome:
aaaagtaaatttgtaaaattgcTTGATGATGGGTAGGCAAAATAagattcttaaaattttagaaattgggCAAATACCATCTAGGACATTGAGTAAAGATGTGCAACGATAAGTGAGAGTCAagttttcaatcaaattgtCACCAAATAGACTGTAGTTAGTTTAGTAAACGTTAAAATCCATCTCGATCATCAAGGAGAGAAAACCGATATAAAAACCAATCCAACACCAACCGATCTCTTCTTTATCTTTGACTAACCGACTTCCAATTGGTTGATCGATTTGGTATTTTAGTCTACCATGATCACCTGTGACTGTTCttctaatcaatttttttattcaagagccaatatttttagtttgtgAAGAAGGAAgcttattatttctaaaatataaaattttgcaaaattttaaaaataaataaaatattaaggtATGAAAGAATTGGGCAGTGATTGGATGGTCAATGCTTAGGAAGTCGTGTTTATTAAAGGCCCAATTTCTATGCactgaaatgaaataatttgcCCCAAATTTTACACCCCTTGacttattaaattattacaatgTCAAAGCatccaacttttttacaaatatttaaattgtaattgcaaaattagtaaaataatatgaatgatttttctaaagtttatTAGTTTAAAAGGGTAGAGGGCATTGTTTGTATAGTGAggaagaaatatttaaaattaaaattaaaatctacaTAACACTATTTTACATTCTACCAACGtagatttttctaaaatcatatctttgcaattatttttaaagccACAAGAACACAGATTCCGAACTAAGCCTAATCCCAATAAACTTGTTCCTGTGctacaaaaaattcaataaatttgtCTCAATAGGTTGGCATCCATAaagattttttcttccatGAGTAAACGAAGAGGCAATGATTCATTAACTAAGACCTTAAatcaactaaaaatttaagagtGAATTCACACAAAGATGAAAACAAGAGAGGTTATTGACATGAAATCAATTGAAAGTTATAAAATGATTCTAGAAACTTTGCGGGAGATTAAATAAAGCAACAGCATCATTATCCATCCAAGTCATTTTGGAACATGGATTATTATAAGTAATCAACTGATTTCCTCACCAAATACTAAGCTTCTAAAAATTTTTGCAGGAAAGCAACAAAATTTCATGCAGAATTCAAGTAATTCGAGTGGTACAAACGACAGCGGAAACGATGCTGGAAACCGAGCTTAAGAATGAACACTAGAAGCCATGTTATCCCAAAGCAAAAAACCTCAGACATAGTATCCAGTGAAAGTAAAACCCCTTCCCACAATTTCACCAGCACAAAACCATGCAAAGCACTCCAGACCAAATAAAGCAGCAATGCCTGCATCTTCCACCTTCAGATCTTGTCTGTTCTTCCATAATTGTTTTACGTAATCAAGTTCCTTGTGGAACGCTTCATATCGACCTGGAATACTGTATTGATAAGATGCATGTCAGAATGATATTCCTTTGGCCTCACATGTTCCACGCACAGAATTTGCTTTGAATTACTTTAGATATAAGATTACAAAAGAATATAGTTTTGCGtgacaataataaataaggtTTCGCCATCATAAAGtgttttttaaagttcaaaggACAAATACggttcaaaaaaaaaacacaagcaTTTTTTTGTGAGGCATACTATATATACAGCTACTacaataaaaagagaaagcaTGGTTCAAGTGAGAGAGCATAGTTGAAGTAAGAGAGCATAGTTGAAGTAAGAAAGCATAGTTGAAGTAGAAATATGGGGGGAAAAAAAACTCCAAGATGCATGAAATATTGCATTTAGGCtttagtaattttgaaatcttttaGTTAACAAACAAGGAAAAACTCTAATTATtgccattttaaaaaataatgaaaaatttccAAGCCCCGGGGTTTTAACCTTGGGGCTTCACAAAAGGGGCATGACTTATTTTGTGAAGGACAAAGCACGGGACCAGCGCCTTGAGCCTATGAGACTGCCATCATGCGCAGGAAAAAGTAATGTAGCGCATGTGAAAAGAATACATTAGAGTATCTCACATGTGAAAATATGATTTCCAGATAGCTGATGTACTGTGTTCAACTTAATGATCAATTTGTATAATATGTAAGGtagtataaaatatattcaaaggCAGttcataataaatataaatgtggAGTTGTTATGATGCTTATTGTGTGTTTCTTCGTATATTTctaagaatttttaaaaagctaGGACATAAGCAACACATCACGTGTAATTACAGAAGTATTCTAACGAGTTCAAGGTGCCTTTCAAGAACCATTTGAACTCTAAATATCATCTTGTACATAAAGTAAATCTATGGACTCGTATCTTAAGGAAAACTTACTATGCAACAAGCCGatgctatatatatttgaaaaaccttacatgaattttgaagttcaaaGCCAGCAATGCCTATTATGACAACACACATTGGCCTACAActatttcttaattatattgttaGGATCcatagacttttttttttctctacaaCAGTCGGACATAACCTCATAAAGGTCGCAGCACCACAACTATAAGTACAAGATTtctatgaataaaaaataaattaaactacaTGTGTAAAAAGGGACTCTAGAAGCCAGAAACTACATCGATTAAAGGCTGGAGAGGAGGCTTATACTCATCCAGTCAAATGGAGTAGTCGAATGATACCATATATTGAGAAGACAAATGTAAGATTGCAACTGGAGAGGAGAGGGGAGGAGAGAAGACATTTgcagaaaaaatgaaactagaGAACACAAATGACTAAGCACAGAGGATATTTTCACCAAAAAGACCAAGAAAAATTTGAGGCTGCATTATTATGGGAAGAATGGGTAATCTTACCTAATTACAAAAAGATGCAAAGcgattaaatcaaataatatgcCAAAAAGAGTGTAGAAACTATGACCTTGCAAGGCGAGT
This genomic interval carries:
- the LOC116404961 gene encoding uncharacterized protein LOC116404961, encoding MASKLAQLQSKATQASQFVLKNGCSYYKQLLEQNKQFIQEPPTVEKCNELSKQLLYTRLASIPGRYEAFHKELDYVKQLWKNRQDLKVEDAGIAALFGLECFAWFCAGEIVGRGFTFTGYYV